Proteins encoded by one window of Desulfurispira natronophila:
- the tsaE gene encoding tRNA (adenosine(37)-N6)-threonylcarbamoyltransferase complex ATPase subunit type 1 TsaE, whose translation MKTEIKVTLSSENATLLLGETIGANLQPGMILGLRGGLGAGKTTLTRGVAAGMNLDPRMVTSPTYAIAQTYEGSGITALCHCDLYRLGGEDDFEQTGIDELMEGAVTVVEWPEALPLQLREQEGYHEVIMTMAPASDDGRQVSIVSSSTAWLQMLRAGMAKHFQGDILC comes from the coding sequence ATGAAAACGGAAATAAAGGTGACACTGAGTAGCGAGAATGCTACTCTGTTGCTTGGAGAAACAATAGGTGCCAACTTGCAGCCTGGAATGATTCTGGGGCTTAGAGGTGGGCTGGGAGCTGGCAAAACAACTTTGACCCGGGGAGTAGCGGCTGGAATGAATCTGGATCCCCGAATGGTGACCTCACCTACATACGCTATTGCACAGACCTATGAGGGCAGTGGCATAACGGCATTGTGTCACTGTGACCTTTATCGTTTGGGTGGTGAGGATGATTTCGAGCAAACTGGAATAGATGAGTTGATGGAAGGCGCAGTAACAGTGGTAGAGTGGCCTGAAGCACTGCCTTTGCAGCTGCGGGAACAAGAAGGTTATCACGAGGTAATCATGACCATGGCGCCTGCCTCTGACGATGGTCGTCAGGTGAGCATCGTTTCATCCAGCACAGCTTGGCTTCAGATGTTGAGAGCTGGTATGGCCAAGCATTTTCAAGGTGATATCCTGTGCTGA
- a CDS encoding CBS domain-containing protein has translation MNTARDIMSSNPVTVSPSDSIRDTARRFLEHDISGAPVLDEQGTIVGIITKRDIVDTIKELKLPRMINLFDAIIYLENTEEYNHELSKISAVNVQEAMTRKVITVEADTGIDKVAGMLSENHVHMLPVVDKGKKLLGVVSTTDIMKAIAYENGNKGDTE, from the coding sequence ATGAATACCGCCCGCGATATCATGAGTTCTAATCCTGTTACTGTCAGTCCTTCCGACTCTATTCGCGATACAGCGCGTCGTTTCCTTGAACACGATATATCCGGTGCTCCTGTGCTTGACGAGCAGGGAACGATCGTTGGAATCATTACCAAGCGCGATATTGTAGACACCATCAAGGAGCTGAAGCTTCCCCGTATGATCAATCTTTTTGATGCGATTATCTACTTGGAGAATACCGAAGAGTATAACCATGAGCTTTCCAAGATTTCGGCAGTGAATGTCCAGGAGGCCATGACCCGCAAGGTGATTACCGTTGAAGCCGATACCGGTATCGACAAGGTAGCTGGTATGCTGTCAGAGAATCACGTGCATATGCTTCCGGTGGTGGATAAGGGTAAGAAGTTGCTCGGTGTGGTAAGCACCACTGACATTATGAAGGCCATAGCTTATGAAAACGGAAATAAAGGTGACACTGAGTAG